Proteins from one Gilliamella sp. ESL0443 genomic window:
- the potG gene encoding putrescine ABC transporter ATP-binding subunit PotG has protein sequence MNNKTTNQVQPKKKMITPLLEIKNLTKVFNDDYYAVDDVNLTIYDGEIFALLGASGSGKSTLLRMLAGFEQPTSGQIILDGKDLSQVPPYNRPINMMFQSYALFPHMTVEQNIAFGLKQDRLAKSDIKQRVEEMLALVHMEQFGKRKPHQLSGGQRQRVALARSLAKRPKLLLLDEPMGALDKQLRDRMQLEVVSILEQVGATCVMVTHDQEEAMTMAGRIAIMNKGQFVQIGEPEEIYEHPNSRYSAEFIGSVNVFDGILQETLEDGLIISCPMIKHSLKVDYDSPAVEGVPIQVALRPEKIKLCDEIAEDAYNVATGEVVEIAYLGDLSIYHVKLQSGQIIIAQLQNEHRYRKGMPTWGDIVNLSWEIDSCVVLTE, from the coding sequence GTGAACAATAAAACAACAAATCAGGTACAGCCTAAAAAAAAGATGATAACTCCATTATTGGAGATCAAAAATTTAACTAAAGTTTTTAATGACGACTATTATGCCGTCGATGATGTAAATTTAACCATTTATGATGGGGAAATTTTCGCCTTATTAGGTGCATCGGGTAGTGGTAAATCGACCTTATTGCGTATGCTTGCAGGGTTTGAACAACCAACATCCGGACAAATTATTTTAGATGGTAAGGATTTATCACAAGTTCCTCCTTACAATCGTCCAATTAATATGATGTTTCAATCGTATGCTCTTTTTCCTCACATGACGGTTGAGCAAAATATTGCTTTTGGTCTTAAACAAGATAGATTAGCTAAAAGCGACATTAAACAGCGTGTAGAAGAGATGTTAGCGCTTGTACACATGGAGCAATTTGGTAAACGTAAGCCTCATCAACTATCTGGTGGTCAAAGACAACGAGTTGCTTTAGCAAGAAGTCTAGCCAAAAGACCAAAACTTCTATTATTAGATGAACCGATGGGCGCTTTGGATAAACAACTTCGTGATCGTATGCAACTTGAAGTGGTTAGCATTTTAGAACAAGTTGGTGCGACCTGTGTAATGGTAACCCATGATCAGGAAGAAGCGATGACAATGGCAGGGCGCATTGCGATTATGAACAAAGGTCAATTTGTGCAAATTGGTGAGCCTGAAGAGATTTACGAGCATCCAAATAGTCGTTATAGCGCTGAGTTCATCGGTTCAGTAAATGTGTTTGATGGCATTTTACAAGAAACATTAGAAGATGGATTAATTATTAGTTGTCCTATGATTAAGCACTCTTTAAAAGTTGATTATGATTCACCCGCTGTCGAAGGGGTTCCTATTCAAGTTGCCTTAAGACCTGAAAAAATCAAACTTTGTGATGAAATTGCTGAGGATGCCTATAACGTTGCAACAGGTGAAGTTGTTGAAATTGCTTATTTAGGCGATCTTTCAATTTATCACGTAAAATTGCAAAGTGGTCAGATAATTATTGCACAGCTACAAAACGAACATCGCTATCGTAAAGGTATGCCTACTTGGGGTGATATTGTCAACCTTAGTTGGGAAATCGATAGTTGTGTTGTGCTTACTGAATAA
- a CDS encoding extracellular solute-binding protein, with product MFTQRKTILSIIAGVSLALSQSAIAKDRVVHFYNWAGQIGNDTITDFQESTGIKLVYDVYDSNEALEGKLMAGHSGFDVVSPSDSFLARQIKADIYLPLDKSKLPNWKNLDPNLMKLMANHDPDNKYAIPYVWMTTGIGYNIDKVKERLGDNAPVDSWDLVFKPENMEKLKDCGVAYLDAPTEIFASALKYLGKDPNSTDAKDYTGAAYELLEKVRPNIRYFHSSQYITDLANGDICVILGWSGDILQSRDRANEANNGVHIGYHIPKEGALVFFDTFAIPKDSANPDEAHEFLNFVMIPEIAAQVTNDVNFASANKAANDQFVRPAVKNDPAVYPKPEVMEKLFTLTVKDPKLERVITRTWTKLKTGK from the coding sequence ATGTTTACTCAACGTAAAACAATTCTTTCAATCATAGCTGGTGTTTCACTAGCATTATCTCAATCTGCTATAGCTAAAGATCGCGTTGTGCATTTTTATAATTGGGCAGGTCAAATTGGTAACGATACTATCACTGATTTTCAAGAATCGACTGGTATCAAATTAGTTTATGATGTGTATGACTCTAATGAAGCACTTGAAGGTAAATTAATGGCCGGTCATTCTGGTTTTGATGTAGTTTCACCTTCTGATAGTTTTTTAGCAAGACAGATCAAAGCTGATATCTATCTGCCATTAGATAAAAGTAAATTACCAAATTGGAAAAATCTTGATCCTAATTTGATGAAATTAATGGCAAACCACGATCCTGATAATAAATATGCAATTCCTTATGTATGGATGACGACAGGTATTGGTTATAACATTGATAAAGTTAAAGAACGTCTTGGCGATAATGCTCCAGTTGATAGTTGGGATCTAGTCTTTAAACCTGAAAATATGGAAAAACTTAAAGATTGTGGTGTTGCTTACTTAGATGCGCCAACTGAAATCTTTGCAAGTGCACTTAAATATTTAGGTAAAGATCCGAACAGTACTGATGCGAAAGATTATACCGGTGCCGCTTACGAGTTGTTAGAAAAAGTAAGACCAAATATTCGTTATTTCCATTCATCACAATATATAACTGATTTAGCTAACGGTGATATTTGTGTAATTTTAGGTTGGTCAGGTGATATATTACAATCTCGTGACAGAGCTAACGAAGCAAATAATGGTGTGCATATTGGCTACCATATTCCTAAAGAAGGTGCATTAGTATTTTTTGATACATTTGCTATTCCTAAAGATTCAGCTAATCCTGATGAAGCTCACGAGTTTTTAAACTTCGTTATGATTCCAGAAATTGCTGCACAGGTAACTAATGATGTTAACTTTGCTAGTGCAAATAAAGCGGCTAACGATCAGTTTGTAAGACCAGCAGTGAAAAATGATCCTGCAGTTTATCCAAAACCAGAAGTTATGGAAAAATTATTTACCCTTACAGTAAAAGATCCTAAGCTCGAACGTGTGATTACTCGCACATGGACAAAACTTAAAACGGGTAAATAA
- the eco gene encoding serine protease inhibitor ecotin, with product MKKLMLLVLMGVTLSACANTQKVPQVAQKLNEIAPYPNAKVGATRYVIHLPSLKDEANAKVEILVGKDMNVDCNAHNLGGVIKEKELKGWGYSYYEVEEVKGTLSTMMACPESANKNQFVTIRHNLGLLNYNSQLPLVFYVPNDVTVRYRIWQPDSKVLQATAE from the coding sequence ATGAAAAAATTAATGTTGTTAGTTTTGATGGGTGTAACATTATCAGCGTGTGCAAATACACAAAAAGTTCCTCAAGTTGCGCAAAAATTGAATGAAATCGCGCCATATCCTAACGCTAAAGTCGGTGCTACGCGTTATGTGATTCATCTTCCTAGCTTAAAAGATGAAGCTAACGCAAAAGTAGAAATATTAGTTGGTAAAGATATGAATGTAGATTGTAATGCACATAATTTAGGTGGGGTAATTAAAGAAAAAGAGCTTAAAGGATGGGGATATTCTTATTACGAAGTTGAAGAAGTTAAAGGAACGCTTTCAACCATGATGGCTTGCCCTGAAAGTGCTAACAAAAACCAGTTCGTTACAATCAGACATAATTTAGGTTTATTAAATTATAACAGTCAGTTACCATTGGTATTTTATGTACCAAACGATGTAACAGTTAGATATAGAATTTGGCAACCAGATTCAAAAGTTTTGCAAGCCACTGCCGAATAA